A single region of the Mechercharimyces sp. CAU 1602 genome encodes:
- a CDS encoding MBL fold metallo-hydrolase, with translation MSDYIIRMDHRDDVVSMRCSYRSLGSYMNFCTYMVDGLMIDTGPPRGKKAVEEFVRQVTPKQIMITHHHEDHVGNASWLVKRFDVPLYMTKRTIDTIHAMDVIPYYRRTAWGSPQWITGEETTGEVVTPRYRFQILHTPGHCDDHHCLYEESTGWLFAGDLFLGTRLATGIRGESVIEMIASIEKILAYRITTVFCGHAGRVENGAEALKKKLDFLYWLVDETLALQKNGLSKAEMTSKLFKRNRMLEWFSLGDMSPVHLVDSIIKERAIS, from the coding sequence ATGAGTGATTATATCATTCGGATGGATCATCGAGATGATGTAGTTTCGATGCGTTGTAGCTATCGATCTTTAGGCAGCTACATGAATTTTTGTACATACATGGTAGATGGATTGATGATAGATACCGGTCCTCCTCGTGGGAAGAAAGCGGTGGAAGAGTTTGTGCGTCAGGTTACACCTAAGCAAATAATGATCACACACCATCACGAGGATCACGTGGGCAATGCATCATGGTTGGTTAAGCGATTTGACGTGCCTCTATATATGACTAAGAGAACGATTGATACCATTCATGCGATGGATGTGATTCCATACTATCGTCGTACAGCGTGGGGGTCGCCACAGTGGATAACAGGGGAAGAAACCACAGGAGAGGTTGTAACTCCTCGTTATAGATTCCAAATCCTTCATACTCCTGGGCATTGTGATGATCATCACTGCTTATATGAAGAGAGTACCGGATGGCTATTTGCAGGTGATCTCTTTTTGGGCACAAGGCTGGCGACAGGAATTCGAGGAGAATCTGTGATAGAGATGATTGCTTCCATTGAAAAAATATTGGCGTATCGGATTACTACCGTTTTTTGTGGTCATGCGGGTAGAGTAGAAAACGGAGCGGAGGCTTTAAAAAAGAAGCTAGATTTTCTCTACTGGTTAGTAGATGAAACCCTAGCTCTACAAAAGAATGGATTGAGCAAAGCAGAGATGACATCGAAGTTGTTTAAGCGAAATCGGATGCTAGAGTGGTTTTCACTCGGTGATATGTCTCCTGTTCACTTGGTAGATTCAATTATTAAAGAGAGGGCGATTTCATGA
- a CDS encoding TlpA disulfide reductase family protein: MSTSDTNFCLPSLQDGKHFCLNEYHGKLILLTFWVTWCPACQSDLPKKEVFYRSMQSEHIQFFSINVSGREPQPTEVPSYIEEHGFTFPVLLDRGRQVYDQYGITSVPTTILIDRQGIIQGRYDEHVPFSDIIADLGTLLSST, translated from the coding sequence ATGTCCACTTCTGACACTAATTTTTGTTTACCCAGCCTACAAGATGGCAAGCACTTTTGCCTAAATGAATACCATGGAAAGCTAATTCTACTCACTTTTTGGGTTACTTGGTGTCCTGCCTGCCAATCTGACCTTCCCAAAAAAGAGGTCTTTTATCGCTCAATGCAATCCGAGCACATTCAGTTTTTTTCAATCAATGTAAGTGGGCGCGAACCCCAACCCACAGAAGTTCCCAGTTATATAGAAGAGCACGGCTTCACGTTTCCTGTCCTCTTAGATCGTGGAAGGCAGGTATATGATCAGTATGGTATAACCTCTGTTCCTACCACGATCTTAATCGATCGGCAAGGGATCATCCAAGGTCGTTATGATGAACATGTCCCTTTCTCTGATATCATCGCAGACTTGGGTACGCTTTTAAGTTCTACTTAA
- a CDS encoding M3 family oligoendopeptidase: MGMNYSLTWDLDRFFAGGSTSPELKAFITEMNEVLKEVEEKVNDLIPAETVTAHTLWIEIAEGVQEVGARLVHGLSFVECLASADTRDEQAQLVRSQLMQLDAAYQSVLVVWEQKMVAVSEEDWKHLLADAKLAPISFNLEEMRRQAKEKMPAEQEKVANDLAVDGYHGWGELYSSIIGRITIPYEENGETTIMSVGQLANKVEAGDREVRKRAFTALNKAFEENADLAAMALNRLGGFRLQLYKHRGWESALKEPLSINRMQEKTLQTMWETIAKNKGIVVKYLERKKELLGIEKMEFYDVFAPLSVEENKVSYDEGANFIMEHFERFDPHMAEFSRLAFSDRWIEVEDRSHKRPGGFCIDFPMAKESRIFMTYSGTASNVSTLAHELGHAYHQYVMKELPYFSQGYAMNVAETASTFAEMIVADASVKQAQTEKEKLALLEEKLQRGAAFFMDIHARFLFETRFYEERKAGPVSIERLKELMVGAQKEGYSGVLDNEFDNFWISKLHFYITEVPFYNFPYTFGYLFSMGIYARALEDGEGFAEKYVDLLRDTGRMQVEELAEKHLQTDLTQPDFWQRAIDVYAEDVELFLQMTKK, encoded by the coding sequence ATGGGTATGAACTACAGCTTAACGTGGGACTTGGATCGTTTCTTTGCAGGAGGAAGCACATCGCCTGAATTAAAAGCGTTTATAACAGAAATGAATGAGGTGTTGAAAGAAGTAGAAGAAAAAGTAAATGATCTCATTCCAGCAGAAACAGTGACAGCTCATACCTTATGGATTGAGATTGCTGAGGGAGTGCAGGAGGTTGGAGCACGCCTGGTTCATGGGCTCTCTTTCGTAGAATGTCTCGCTTCAGCAGATACGCGTGATGAGCAGGCTCAATTGGTACGCAGTCAACTAATGCAATTGGACGCGGCTTATCAATCCGTGTTGGTGGTATGGGAACAAAAAATGGTAGCTGTCTCAGAGGAAGATTGGAAGCATTTATTGGCAGATGCGAAGCTGGCACCTATCTCCTTTAACTTAGAGGAGATGCGCAGACAAGCGAAAGAGAAGATGCCTGCCGAACAAGAAAAAGTGGCAAACGACCTCGCTGTAGATGGATATCATGGTTGGGGAGAGCTTTATAGTAGTATTATTGGGCGTATCACGATCCCCTATGAGGAGAATGGTGAGACCACAATAATGTCAGTAGGTCAATTGGCAAATAAAGTAGAAGCGGGCGATCGCGAGGTGCGGAAACGAGCATTTACTGCTTTAAACAAGGCTTTTGAAGAGAATGCTGATCTGGCGGCAATGGCACTAAACCGATTAGGTGGATTCCGCTTGCAGCTGTATAAGCACCGTGGATGGGAATCTGCTTTGAAAGAGCCACTCTCTATAAATCGTATGCAGGAAAAAACACTTCAGACGATGTGGGAGACGATTGCGAAGAACAAGGGCATCGTGGTGAAATATTTAGAGCGGAAGAAAGAGCTGCTAGGTATTGAAAAGATGGAGTTTTACGATGTTTTTGCGCCTCTTAGTGTGGAAGAGAACAAAGTTTCTTATGATGAAGGAGCAAACTTCATCATGGAGCATTTTGAGCGTTTTGATCCTCACATGGCAGAGTTTTCTAGATTAGCGTTTAGTGACCGTTGGATTGAAGTCGAAGATCGTTCCCATAAACGCCCAGGCGGGTTTTGTATTGACTTTCCGATGGCGAAGGAATCGCGAATTTTTATGACATACTCTGGAACTGCTTCTAACGTATCTACTTTAGCGCATGAACTGGGACACGCTTATCATCAATATGTGATGAAAGAGCTTCCTTATTTTTCACAAGGCTATGCGATGAATGTGGCGGAAACAGCTTCTACCTTTGCAGAGATGATCGTGGCAGATGCTTCAGTGAAACAGGCGCAAACGGAAAAGGAGAAGTTGGCACTTCTAGAGGAAAAGCTGCAGCGCGGGGCTGCGTTCTTTATGGATATTCATGCTCGGTTCTTGTTTGAGACTCGCTTTTATGAAGAGCGTAAAGCTGGTCCAGTTAGTATTGAGCGTTTGAAGGAGCTAATGGTTGGAGCCCAAAAAGAGGGGTATAGTGGGGTGTTGGATAACGAATTTGATAACTTCTGGATTTCAAAACTTCATTTCTATATTACAGAAGTTCCTTTTTACAACTTCCCTTATACTTTTGGATATCTGTTCAGTATGGGCATTTATGCGCGTGCTTTGGAAGATGGTGAAGGGTTCGCAGAAAAGTATGTGGATCTGCTGCGCGACACCGGGCGTATGCAAGTGGAAGAGTTAGCAGAAAAGCATTTGCAGACCGACTTGACTCAACCAGATTTCTGGCAACGAGCGATTGATGTATATGCAGAAGATGTGGAGTTGTTTTTGCAGATGACAAAAAAATAA
- a CDS encoding lipopolysaccharide assembly protein LapB → MDSLTNLKNEAESWVAHQLPKGFFADFHDMNNRMLVAVTCMQQGKRELAYRIFASLAAEGAQENPNRHFAYVRSLVELAEMDADKGDYPLAAQRMEEALPAYPISMGYMMSRVHLEVYLCYYWFQAGEKEKAHQELKKIIAREKERFDALALEDGINLVTPGLGYAVHQLALLYAEEKDWRMAVNTFLTLHPYAKEVVKDEWDLAEALAEKNEWEVAFQHYASALVYE, encoded by the coding sequence ATGGATTCGTTAACTAATTTAAAAAATGAAGCAGAGTCATGGGTAGCCCATCAATTACCAAAAGGGTTCTTCGCCGACTTTCATGATATGAATAACCGGATGTTAGTGGCAGTGACCTGTATGCAACAAGGAAAACGCGAGTTAGCTTATCGGATTTTTGCTTCGCTGGCAGCAGAAGGGGCGCAGGAAAATCCAAATCGTCACTTTGCTTATGTACGCAGTTTAGTGGAGTTGGCAGAAATGGATGCAGATAAGGGCGACTATCCGTTAGCTGCACAAAGAATGGAGGAAGCATTGCCAGCTTATCCTATCTCAATGGGATATATGATGAGCCGTGTTCATCTGGAAGTATATTTGTGCTATTACTGGTTTCAAGCAGGAGAGAAAGAGAAGGCCCATCAAGAATTAAAAAAGATTATTGCGCGTGAAAAAGAGCGGTTTGATGCTCTAGCCCTAGAAGATGGCATAAATTTAGTTACCCCAGGTTTAGGGTATGCAGTGCATCAACTTGCCCTCCTTTATGCGGAAGAGAAGGATTGGAGAATGGCAGTAAACACGTTCCTCACTCTCCATCCATACGCTAAAGAAGTAGTGAAAGATGAATGGGATTTAGCGGAAGCGTTAGCGGAAAAGAATGAGTGGGAGGTCGCTTTTCAGCATTATGCGTCGGCACTTGTATACGAATAA
- a CDS encoding carboxymuconolactone decarboxylase family protein, translating into MEASIIQQSLHDYKEGLGQFERELPEVAREYSQFTQACFADGEVSKQTKHLIALALGVMTNDEYCIIYHTKGAVDQGASAKMVLEASAVAGAFGGGAAMAQAVTLVQEAYQEFSQQSLQH; encoded by the coding sequence TTGGAAGCTTCAATTATTCAGCAATCCTTGCACGATTATAAAGAAGGTCTGGGTCAATTTGAAAGGGAGTTACCCGAAGTAGCACGGGAGTACAGTCAGTTTACGCAAGCCTGTTTTGCTGATGGGGAAGTGTCTAAGCAAACGAAGCACCTCATTGCGCTTGCCCTAGGTGTTATGACCAATGATGAATACTGTATCATCTACCATACTAAGGGTGCGGTGGATCAAGGTGCGAGTGCTAAAATGGTGTTAGAAGCCTCAGCCGTAGCAGGAGCTTTTGGTGGTGGAGCAGCCATGGCGCAGGCGGTTACCCTAGTACAGGAAGCGTATCAAGAGTTTTCTCAGCAATCGCTGCAACATTGA
- a CDS encoding VOC family protein: MKVSFSHLDYQVVDLAKAKRFYDPLMEMLGFHLRHDEETWISYGNGDMKWCLVQVEQQYSEVSFHRKHPGLNHVAFQVENREEVEEIANFLMERGVNLLYDSPGHFHDEFDYYALYFEDPFRLKIEVVFSHKYQSIP, translated from the coding sequence ATGAAAGTTTCGTTCTCTCATTTGGATTATCAAGTTGTAGATTTAGCAAAGGCGAAACGCTTTTATGATCCCCTGATGGAGATGCTAGGGTTTCATCTTCGCCATGACGAAGAGACATGGATCTCATACGGGAACGGAGATATGAAATGGTGCCTCGTACAAGTTGAACAGCAATATAGTGAGGTTTCATTCCATCGCAAGCATCCTGGTCTCAACCATGTCGCATTTCAAGTGGAAAATCGTGAAGAGGTGGAAGAGATAGCGAATTTCTTGATGGAGCGCGGTGTTAATCTACTATACGATAGCCCCGGTCATTTTCATGATGAGTTTGATTACTATGCCCTTTATTTTGAGGATCCGTTCCGTTTGAAAATAGAGGTTGTTTTCAGTCATAAATATCAATCTATACCATAA
- the sufC gene encoding Fe-S cluster assembly ATPase SufC, which translates to MSTTPNLKIENLHATIEEKEILKGVNLEVKGGEIHAIMGPNGTGKSTLASALMGHPKYEITSGTVSLDGEDVLEMEVDERARKGLFLAMQYPSEVSGVTNSDFLRSAINAKREEGDEISIMKFIKKLDKTMESLNMDESFASRYLNEGFSGGEKKRNEIMQMMMLDPRIAVLDEIDSGLDIDALKVVADGVNAMRKPELGVLIITHYQRLLNYIKPDFVHVMMQGRIVRSGGPELAEKLEAEGYDWIKEELGIEDETVGQQA; encoded by the coding sequence ATGTCAACTACACCAAATTTAAAAATAGAAAATTTGCATGCGACAATCGAGGAGAAGGAGATTCTCAAAGGAGTAAACCTTGAGGTAAAAGGTGGAGAGATTCATGCCATCATGGGTCCGAACGGAACAGGGAAAAGTACTCTTGCTTCCGCACTGATGGGTCATCCCAAATATGAAATCACCTCAGGTACAGTCTCTCTAGATGGAGAAGACGTTTTAGAGATGGAAGTGGATGAACGTGCTCGCAAAGGACTCTTTCTCGCTATGCAATATCCAAGCGAAGTAAGCGGCGTAACCAATTCTGACTTCTTGCGGAGCGCGATCAATGCAAAGCGTGAAGAAGGCGATGAGATTTCTATTATGAAGTTCATTAAGAAGTTGGATAAAACGATGGAAAGCCTCAATATGGATGAGTCCTTCGCATCTCGCTACCTGAATGAAGGTTTCTCCGGTGGAGAGAAAAAACGGAACGAAATTATGCAGATGATGATGTTGGATCCGCGTATCGCGGTCTTGGACGAAATTGATTCCGGTTTAGATATTGATGCCTTAAAAGTAGTGGCAGATGGGGTAAATGCGATGCGCAAACCGGAGTTAGGTGTCTTGATCATTACGCACTATCAGCGTCTGCTTAACTATATTAAACCAGACTTTGTCCATGTGATGATGCAAGGTCGCATTGTCCGCTCCGGTGGACCTGAGCTTGCAGAGAAGTTGGAAGCAGAAGGTTACGATTGGATTAAAGAAGAACTGGGTATCGAAGACGAGACTGTTGGACAACAGGCGTAA
- a CDS encoding undecaprenyl-diphosphate phosphatase, which translates to MGWFEAMILGIIQGLTEFLPISSTGHLYLGRHMFGLDEAGLFLDTLLHFGTLLAVIIVFREELLVVVKNPLGRLARLLFIGTIPTALIGLTFNDFFTNISQTGETIGWEFLATGCILWIADRWKETGYKEMEQISVRDALIIGTFQGVAILPAISRSGLTIAAALLRQIEKKSAASFSFLLSIPAITGAVVLQSRELADASTQFSLPLSSLLLATVTAALCGYFAVKWMIRILCQGSLKGFAVYVWALGAIVLILQYSDNF; encoded by the coding sequence ATGGGATGGTTTGAAGCGATGATACTAGGTATAATTCAAGGCTTAACAGAATTTTTACCCATCAGTAGTACAGGACATCTCTATTTGGGTCGCCATATGTTTGGTTTGGATGAAGCAGGGTTATTTTTAGATACCCTGCTCCACTTCGGAACTTTGTTAGCAGTCATCATTGTATTTAGGGAAGAGCTTTTGGTCGTCGTCAAAAATCCCCTCGGTCGACTCGCTCGTTTACTCTTTATCGGAACCATCCCCACGGCTCTTATCGGACTTACTTTCAATGACTTCTTCACTAACATTTCACAGACCGGGGAGACGATCGGGTGGGAGTTTCTTGCTACTGGCTGTATACTTTGGATTGCCGATCGGTGGAAGGAAACCGGGTACAAAGAAATGGAACAGATTAGTGTAAGAGATGCGCTGATAATTGGAACCTTTCAAGGGGTGGCCATCCTGCCTGCGATCTCACGTTCAGGATTGACGATAGCTGCTGCCTTGTTACGTCAGATAGAGAAGAAGAGCGCAGCCTCCTTCTCTTTTCTCCTATCTATTCCTGCTATTACGGGAGCCGTTGTCCTGCAAAGCAGGGAACTTGCGGACGCATCTACTCAGTTTTCCCTACCACTCTCCTCTTTATTGTTGGCTACCGTGACGGCTGCACTCTGTGGATATTTCGCTGTAAAATGGATGATCCGCATACTATGTCAAGGGTCGCTCAAAGGCTTTGCCGTCTACGTGTGGGCACTAGGCGCCATTGTCCTGATCCTTCAATATAGTGATAATTTCTAA
- a CDS encoding BCCT family transporter, producing the protein MQQQKWTTVFLVSVSVTLLLIIWGVVNPDSLNSVTSDVQGFLQVKFGWFYLLSVTSFLVFVIILIFTRAGNIRLGKDDEEPEYSYLSWFAMLFSAGMGIGLVFWGVAEPMYHFISPPVGEGGTTEAARVAMKYSFFHWGLHPWGIYTLTALALAYFKFRKGAPGLISATFTPLLGDRVNGPIGKTIDVLAVYATVIGVATSLGLGAMQISSGLNFLTGIPNDRMTQLMIIAVVTVLFMISAGTGLNKGIKYLSNTNMVLALALMVFILFVGPTNFIINFFTTTIGTYIQELPTMSLRVTPFTESDLAGWIQDWTIFYWAWWISWAPFVGMFIARVSRGRTVREFVIGVLAVPTLLSGIWFATLGGAGIYSELFGKGGINNAMTDSGTEVALFTLLSQLPLSGITSTLAVLLITTFFITSADSATFVLGMQTTNGQLNPPNRIKFTWGIIQAASAAVLLYAGGLTALQMAAIIAAFPFAFILIGMCISLAKSFKADIAAEKKKK; encoded by the coding sequence ATGCAACAGCAAAAGTGGACAACGGTGTTTCTTGTGTCTGTCAGTGTTACGCTACTCCTGATCATCTGGGGCGTAGTAAATCCAGACAGCTTAAATTCCGTTACTTCTGATGTACAAGGATTTTTGCAAGTGAAGTTTGGATGGTTCTACTTACTGTCTGTCACTTCTTTTCTCGTGTTTGTTATCATTTTAATCTTTACTCGTGCGGGTAATATTCGATTAGGTAAAGATGATGAGGAACCAGAGTATAGTTATCTTTCATGGTTTGCGATGTTATTTAGTGCCGGTATGGGGATTGGCTTAGTTTTTTGGGGCGTAGCTGAGCCGATGTATCACTTTATAAGTCCCCCTGTAGGAGAGGGTGGTACCACTGAGGCTGCGCGAGTGGCGATGAAATACTCTTTCTTTCATTGGGGACTTCACCCTTGGGGCATTTACACTTTAACAGCATTAGCATTAGCTTACTTTAAATTTCGCAAGGGTGCACCGGGACTGATCAGTGCAACGTTTACACCGCTTTTGGGTGACCGGGTTAATGGTCCCATAGGGAAAACGATCGATGTGTTGGCCGTGTACGCAACTGTAATAGGGGTGGCTACTTCGCTCGGGTTGGGCGCGATGCAGATTTCCAGTGGACTCAACTTTTTAACAGGAATCCCTAATGATAGAATGACTCAGTTAATGATTATTGCTGTCGTTACTGTTCTATTTATGATCTCGGCAGGAACAGGATTGAACAAAGGAATCAAGTACTTGAGTAATACCAATATGGTATTGGCGTTAGCGTTGATGGTATTCATTTTATTCGTGGGGCCGACTAACTTTATTATCAATTTCTTCACTACAACCATAGGAACATATATACAGGAATTGCCTACGATGAGTTTGCGTGTAACCCCCTTTACTGAATCAGATTTGGCTGGCTGGATTCAGGATTGGACGATCTTTTATTGGGCATGGTGGATCTCTTGGGCGCCTTTTGTAGGTATGTTTATCGCTCGTGTTTCCCGTGGCCGTACCGTTCGAGAATTTGTTATCGGTGTATTGGCTGTACCAACATTGTTGAGTGGGATTTGGTTTGCTACCCTGGGTGGAGCAGGGATTTACTCGGAGTTATTTGGTAAAGGCGGCATCAATAATGCGATGACTGATTCAGGGACAGAGGTGGCTCTCTTTACGCTCCTGTCTCAGCTTCCTTTAAGTGGTATCACTTCAACGCTGGCTGTCTTATTGATTACTACGTTTTTTATTACCTCCGCTGACTCTGCTACTTTTGTGTTAGGTATGCAGACAACGAATGGACAGCTTAATCCTCCAAACCGAATTAAGTTTACCTGGGGGATTATTCAAGCGGCATCAGCTGCCGTGTTACTTTATGCCGGCGGACTTACTGCATTGCAGATGGCAGCCATCATCGCTGCGTTCCCATTTGCTTTTATTTTGATCGGGATGTGTATTTCTCTTGCTAAGTCATTTAAAGCTGATATAGCAGCAGAGAAAAAAAAGAAGTAG